The following proteins are co-located in the Triticum aestivum cultivar Chinese Spring chromosome 1A, IWGSC CS RefSeq v2.1, whole genome shotgun sequence genome:
- the LOC123157126 gene encoding uncharacterized protein encodes MQLAEQKELLKKAQKEAEDKETALLAEFASEPSSWTDKEAMLSSGFHEIEDLVDDFFPGHSDATNQAIEADREGQRADGAKIAADSPRTLNEQILSIEACLRPAHWMLRRLQRVDAQAIAALWPDMQAPRTPSRTADWLEVAAGRLEAWKGSSARDGARRALEFVKAWYPGLSLAQLATFRLEVKEICPRGNNKVIIYFLIS; translated from the exons atgcagctggcggagcagaaggagctgctcaagaaggcccagaaagaggcggaggacaaggagaccgccCTCCTTGCTGAATTCGCGTCCGAGccctcctcctggaccgacaaggaggcgatgttgtcctccggcttccatgagatcgaggatcTCGTCGATG acttcttccctggccactcggacgccaccaaccaggccatcgaggctgatcgtgaaggGCAGAGGGCGGATGGCGCGAAGATCGCCGCTGACTCCCCCCGAACCCTTAATGAGCAGATCCTGAGCATTGAGGCTTGTCTTCGGCCGGCCCACTGGatgttgcgccggcttcaacgtgtcgacgcccaggcgatcgccgccctgtggccggacatgcaggcaccgcgcaccccaagtcggactgccgactggctggaggtagcggctgGCCGCCTTGAAGCTTGGAAGGGCTCTTCAGCTCGGgatggagcgcgccgggccttagagttcgtcaaggcgtggtatcctgggctgagtctagcccagctagccacgttccggctagaagtgaaggaaatatgccctagaggcaataataaagttattatttatttccttatatcatga